One Triticum dicoccoides isolate Atlit2015 ecotype Zavitan chromosome 3B, WEW_v2.0, whole genome shotgun sequence genomic window, CTACTCTGGAGGTCTCCACCACCGGGGAGGCGTCCTTGACCCACGGCTAGCAAACGTTTGCCCACGTGCGTGGCCTGAGCCGAAGGTGCACTCTACACTTTAAGTTCGacagtgatgccaccctctacgtgagggttttCGGGGAAGATGGCCGCCGCGCCGGATGCTGCCCCGAAGATGATGACCACGGCCGTGCGCCCAGCCACGGCGTTGGACGGGAtgaaggtggtgggaggcgcgCGGGCAGCGGCGCCCGAGGCAAGCCATGCTTTGGTGACTCTCCATCTGATGGCcgctcctccagcggtggtcgcGATCTCCCCCCTCACCGGCGCACTCGCCTGGGAGAGGGCAGCGGGTTGGCCCGACATCGTGCCTCGGTGAAGCGGGAGACGGAATCTAGATGAGCTCTGGAGGCAGTACGAGCCATTGCCGAGAGTTGACGCCGGGCAAGTCGTGCCCACtttgcttttctttctttcttgcgcAAAAAAGAAGGTAGTATGGTGCCCCACGGGGGCGTGTTGAACTGTTGCTGTTTAATTGGTGCGTTGTTTCTACTGTTTCTGCGCTATGTTCTCGTCCCGCTTGTTTATGCATGGAAATTACTTAGCTTGGGGGAAGCTCGttgcggtcctcgcctcccgaggttaGGGCCTCGTCGTGCACCTCGTGTCTTGCAGGGGTTAGTCAGTAGGGATAGTCTCCAGCCTTGGTAGCATGGACGAACAACCCAAGTCCCGTGATCGTGTCGCGATGcccatggggcacggactgggaggggcgcTCCCGCAGCGGACTCGGATAGGGAAGTTCCAAAtcaccggggcagaaaacactcgcgagggtgcccatgtTCCTCTCTCGTGAGACTTTGCGCGAGAGAAAACGAAGCAAATGAGTGAAATGGACGAAGGGTCGCAAGCTAGAAACGGTAAAGGCTTCAGTAAAACTTCAAATAGAAAcagacaagccaactgcggaaagcaaatgaaagaagccgcgtccggcacctaatctagtcttcgacgtcttctcaccagcgcggagctaagtgctgccactgggcgtgggcgggagcccccgaggcccgagggcggcactccggagactccgaggcgtgtacagccccactcattattacgtgagagtgtcacgggcggcaagcttcacaggtgtttgccttcttcacaggcaccgtgcCTTTTCCCAAACGCAGCaagttcacaggcattcgccttcttcacaggcactgggctttttccaaaacgcggcaacttcacacgcattcgccttcttcacaggcaccgggccttttccaaaacgtggcaacttcacaggcattcaccttcttcacaggcaccgggccttttccaaaacgcggcaacttcacaggcattcaccttcttcacaggcaccNNNNNNNNNNNNNNNNNNNNNNNNNNNNNNNNNNNNNNNNNNNNNNNNNNNNNNNNNNNNNNNNNNNNNNNNNNNNNNNNNNNNNNNNNNNNNNNNNNNNNNNNNNNNNNNNNNNNNNNNNNNNNNNNNNNNNNNNNNNNNNNNNNNNNNNNNNNNNNNNNNNNNNNNNNNNNNNNNNNNNNNNNNNNNNNNNNNNNNNNNNNNNNNNNNNGCCTTTCCCAAAATGCggaaacttcacaggcattcgccttcttcacaggcaccgggccttttccaaaatgcgggaaCTTCataggcattctccttcttcacaagcaccaggcctttttcaggggtaaaatcttcggaggtgttgaatgttccacgcgttctggacaggcaacccctcctgggtctccaagcgcgcagagccgggcctggaaacacgaacaaccttgaacgggccctcccacatgggagagagcttatgcagcccctccctggagagaacccgtctgagcacgaggtcccctacctcaagagtcctgggacggatgttgcgacagtggtatcaccgcagtgcttgttggtaccttgctgctcgcTGCGCGGCTTCTCggtgacgctcctcccccagcacgagatccgtcccccgcatggtgtcctgctgcgCCTTGTCAAACActaggacccgtgcggaacgacgcctgacctcgtgagggagaacggcttcagctccataaaccagaaagaacggggtctcgccagtcggcttggttgcagtcgtgcggatggaccgcaacacggattggagctcgtcgtaccagcccctgccacaggcttctagcttcttcttgaaggttctggttttgaggcccctcaggacctccgcgttggctcgttcagcctggccgttgctccgggggtgcgccaccgaggcctagcatatctgcgttccgaggttagcatagtatgttttgaagagattgctggtgaactgcgaaccgttgtaggtgataatgcggttaggcaccccaaattggctcatgaggcccttgatgaacttgactactAAGCCCGCGGGTATGGTGTGGACGGCTTCCACtttggcccacttggtgaacttgtccatggcgatgtagaggtagaggtagcgacctggcgcccgagggaacgggcccagaatgtcgagcccccaaactgtgaatggccatgagaggggtatggtctgcagtccccccgccggctggtggatctgtttggcgtggaactggcaggcctcacaagccttcaccagctcaacagcgttgttgagcgccgtgggccagtagaacccgctgcgaaatgcCTTCCCAACGAGGGTGCGcgaggatgagtggtgcccacagtcttcgtcgtgtatgtctgccagcagctccttcccttgctctctgggaATGCAATGCAGAGACACGTCGTTCGGCCGCCTTCGGTAGAACTCCCCATCCTTGACGCTGTAGGCCATGGCCTACCGTGCcatgcgctccgcgtcctcctccttctccggcagagtcccttgcgTCAAGTAGACCTTGAATTCCGCCATCCAGCATTTTTCTCGAGGCTCCAACGCCAGAAGCAGGCATGCCCCCGAGGTCGGGCCGcaagccggggctcccgaggcaggcggctgagggagttcctccctAGGATGCGCCGTGCTCGACAACGTCGGcgtcgccgagggtttgaagagccgctcctcgaagacgcccggttcctgaggtagccgcctggatgctctcttggcgatgtcgtcagcctcctgattggtaccgcgaggcacatgctgcaaccccagcccccaaaattgtttctccatcttgcggacctcagCGAGGTACACTTCCAtatgctcatcctttggctcgtacactttgttggagaagttgacgaggagttgcgagtcACCTTTGATGGTGATTCGTTTTACTCCCAAGGCGATGGCTGTCctcaagcccgctatcaggccctcATATTCTCCTATGTTGTTGGAGATCTTCtccccatgctggaaacagagctgcacgacatagtaaagcttgtcttgactgggggatatgagcactgcgccagcccctaCGCCCTGCCGCGTGaatgctccgtcgaagtacatcacCCAACCATCCGACGCTTCACTCCCCGGGGAGAGTGACCGGTCCTCGCCCAGtctgagccctggcgcctctgtccattccgccacgaaATCCGCGAGCGCAGACCCCttaatgaccctggtagtgctgaattctagctggaatgcttgtagttcgatgttccattcggcaaccctccccgctgaattggggctcctgggCACCCTTTCCAGGggataggctgagacgaccttgatgggatggccctaaaagtagtgccgcagcttgcacgAGACTACCAACAGTGCAAGGAGTAGCTTCTGAGGCATTGGGTACCAcgcccttgcgtcccgcagcaTCGTACTGAcaaagtacaccggatgctcgatgAGATTGAGGGTGCCGGCGTTGCCCGCGTCCTCCGGAGGCCGGGGCGCCTCCTGGAGCGGCGCGGCTCTCAGGCTTTGGTCGCCTAAAGGAGCCTCATCTGTTCCTGGTGCGCTCTCTTGGCGGGGCTGATATTTCTCTGCTGCGGTCGTGGCCTCTGCGAGGCCTTCCCTGTCCTGCTCTGCCTCGGCCGGAGGTGTGACGGTGGCCGAGGTCTGACGCTCCTTTCGGACTgctaccagggctgcgctggcggaataaggggtggctgcaaggtagagcaccaggggctcccgagggcgaggggccaccatcaccggggggctggttaggtacctcttgaggtcttggaatgctttgtcggcctcttcagtccattcgaaggggcctttctttttcatcagcttgaagaatggcagcgctcgctctcccagcttggagatgaaatgccCTAATGCGGTTACGCGCCTGGTGAGCttttgcatttccctgagggtctttggcggactcatgtcctcgactgccttaaccttctctgggttagcctcaatgcctctgtgcgATACTAGGAATcctaggagcttgcccgaggggactccaaatacacacttctctaggttgagccgcaagtccacttcgctgaggctcgcgaaggtttcctccaagtcctgtatcagggtcttcgcctcctAAGACTTCACGacaatgtcatccacgtaagcttcagcgttcctccccagCTGTCAccccagagcgatgtgcatcaaccgctggaaggttgcgcctgcattgcgcaacccgaacggcatgcaggtgtagcagtatactccacatggggttaggaaggccgtcttctccacatcctccaccgccattttgatctgatgatagccccagaaggcatccaggaagcacagtaggtcacactcggcggtggattcaacgatctggtcgatgcgaggaagtgggaatggatcctgcgggcaggctttgttgaggttggtgaagtcgacacacatgcgttcctttccccccttctttggcaTGACGACCGGGTTGGCCAGCCAATCTGGGTAGCGAACTTCACGGATGACCCCTGTTGCTTCTAACTtgtgggtttcttggacgatgaaggcctgcttctccatGGACTGCCGCCGTGCTTTCTCTTCACAGGGCGCATGTTGGGACACACGTTGAGATGGTGCTGGATTACGTCCCTCAGGACTCCCGCTAGCTGATTAGGTTCCCACGCAAACCCCTTCCTGTTCGCGCGCAGGAAATTGACaagggccttctcctgctcaggCTCGAGGTTGGTGCCAATCGTGAAGGTAGCCCCGGTGGGCTCACACTCGTggaccggtacctgcttggtctccgccttgtcttggatgAATAGCTGCTTCCTATTGGCCGGCGCAGCCCTTTTGGGCTCGGGGACGGCTGAGCCGGCGGGCTGCACCATCGCCACAgccttgaaggcaagcttgagcgcttgcaacgcaTCCCCAGTGTCTCCGgatacggtgaggacgccgctactcccgggcatcttcatgaggttgtacgctgggtgagttgcggccatgaatcgggctagtgccgggtagccatggatggcgttgtatgggaggctgatgggggcgatgtcgaagtcgattagctccgtgcggaagttgtcgtatgtgccgaaggtcaccgggaggcggatctgtcccagggagccggtggaaccgcctccgacgcccaagaagggcctgctaggctgaagccgctctggcggtacgtggaggaggctgaaggcttccaccgagagcacgctgaggctagcaccgccgtcaatgagggtcctggtgacggccacctggcagatggtgggggtgcacagcattaggagcgcgcccgagcaggctgagttggaggggtgatcgttcgagctgaaggccagatcagAAGCGGCGCCCCATGCTGCGCGGAAGCGGCGCCtatctggcggacgaatggcttgatgtggcggcctgaaggtggcgcctgcgagccacctaggagagatGCAATGACCGGGGGCGCCAGTGCTGCGTACTGGGCtaggaagaggccgcgcagctccccccaagaggccacggaagccgttggcaggtggagcagccacatgtggGGGAcgctggtgagggccatgggaaaccagttagccatgaccctgtcatcgcccccggccttgtggacggcctcctcgtatgccagcaggaaagccagcggatcgGCCGTGCCGTTGTAGCACGGTGGCATCTCcagcttgaacttgctcggccactgcacttgtcgcaaggcgggggccaaggctcggagcaccctggcccccgtgctggcgctggcagccggagcgggcggcgcgctGCCCATCATGAGGGCGAAGCACAATGTTGGCGGAGAGCGGGTCGGTGGAAGGGgaagctccgacgcacccctacctggcgcgccaaatgtcggatttcgggttccggcaaacccacaaggttcaaactctggggtgcgcgcggagatcacatctcatcgcctcgcaaggatctaaactacacgaagaacatcacaagggacacgaggtttatactagttcgggccaccattgtggtgtaataccctactctagtttgtggtgtggtggattgtctcgggggctaatgatgaacagtacaaagggaagaacagcctcacgagggatgTTCTTATGTTGGTGGTTCTGTCTATGGTTCGATGGATCGATCCCCCGCCTTgaaggtggctagtcctatatatagagcgaggccctagtcctcttcccaaatattgagcgggaagggcgccaacaattggccattttgaaggggaacatctagtacacttatcctgactaaagttggtcctcgcctgcgaaagactctgacgatgacgccggcctctatcctgccgttctgctggttttggtctcgttgcaccgaaatggtttcctttgcttgatactctcgcctgcgcttgctccctttgcaccaaagaggaaagaaggaccctgcacaggccggtgcccgcctggcgcccgcctggcttgggtcgtcatggcttgcatcacgggcacctcgtgaggtaccccgccttgatctctctgcctcctcgcgagccagcctaacgaggctatgtctgaggaagcttcctgtcgtccgccccgcgaggcttggcccctcgcgagggtcttgagcttgtgttgtcaaagatgggccgtactgggccactcctcgagccatgccgcaggccgcaggcaggcaagtctgggtacccccgttcccagaactccGACATATGTTCCTTTTGTCTCTGATGATGatttttagaagcctttgaaacactcaagaaagccttaattgctACACCTATTGTTCGACcaactgattggaacttgcctttttaaaattatgtgtgatgctagtgattatgctgttggtgttgttctaggacaaagagttgataagaaattgaatgttattcgttatgctagtaaaactctagacagtgctcaaagaaattatgctactattgaaaaagaattcttagcagtggtgtttgcttgtgataagtttagaccttatattgttgattccaaagtaaatgttcacacagaccatgctgctattaaatatcttatggaaaagaaagatgctaaacctagtcttattagataggttctcttgttacaagaatttgatttgcatattattgatagaaagggaactgagaaccctgtggctgataacttgtctaggcttgaaaatgtgcttgatgacccacttcctattgatgatagctttcctgatgagcagttagctgcaataaatgttgctaatagtactccttggtatgctgactatgctaattacattgttgctaaatatttgccacctggctttacttaccaacaaaagaaaaaattcttctatgatttaagacattacttttgggatgacccagatctttataaagaaggagtagatggtattattagacgttgtgtacctgagcatgaacagggaaaatcctacggaaatgtcactccaaacCGTATGGAGggtatcatgctggagatagaactgctcataaggtattgcaatctgggttctattggcctactcttttcaaggatgctcttaagtatgtctcatcttgtgatgaatgccaaagaataggcaatattggtaagcgtcaagaaaggcctatgaattattcacttgctgttgaaccatttgatgtttggggatttgattacatgggacattttccttcctctaatggtataCACATAttctggttgctgttgattatgttactaaatgggtagaagctattccaactagtagtgatgatcacaacacgtctattaaaatgcttaaggaagttattttcccaaggtttggagtccctagatatttaatgactgtggtggttcacactttattcatggcgcttttcgtAAGAtggttgctaagtatgatgttaaccatagaattgcatcaccctatcatcctcagtctagtggtcaagttgagcttagcaatagagaaataaaattgattttgcaaaagactattaataggtccaggaagaattggtctaagaaattagatgatgcactttgggcttataggacagcatataaaaatcctatgggtatgtctccttataaaatggtttatggaaaagcttgtcatttgcctcttgagttagaacataaagaatATTGGGCAGTTGAAgaacttaactatgatttcaaacttgctggtgaaaagaggttatttgatataagctcattagatgaatggagaacccaagcttatgaaaatgcaaagttatttaaagaaaaagtcaaaagatggaaTGACAAGAGAATTCAAAAatgtgagtttaaagtcggagaatatgtcctTTTGtagaactctcgtttcagattctttacaggcaaactcctctcgaaatgggaaggtccctatgtcatcgaggaggtttactggtctggagccatcaaaataaataattctgaaggtactaacccgaaggttgtcaacaggcaacgaataaagcattatatctcaagtacgcctattaatgttgaaagcaatgttatccaaactttgacaccgaaagaatacataaaagagtccttccgaaaCACTCCGGAATTGTCAAAACAAGGAAGTACGTGTTgcagtaagtaaacagactccgaaaaatttgcaaaaatattttctgtcagttttggattattttaaaattttggaaacAAAGGAACTACCAGGAAGCGTACCCTGATGGGCATAatacactagggcgcgccaggcatgacacgcgtgcccaggtgggttgtgcccaccaggtACACCTCTCGGACCGTTTTTCTTCTgtatacttgtcctccaagataaaaaaatctgtaTATAATTCCCAAACCTGTTAACCACCGTATCACGAAGAAATTCTCTGTTCTCTTTTCCTGTTGTTTTCTGTCAGGtcccatctaccatggcctcttcaaattccTCCAAGGACAAGATCTCTTCTCCTTGACTAACATCTGATCAATTTGTAATATAGCAGGGTTTTTTTAGCCCAAACTACgaatgtcgtgttctccacagggactaggcgacagcaactatgctcggctaaagctaggtGACACGATGTTTGGtgacaaaaacagaaaataaaacctaACCTAAACAAGGTAGTTCCCGAAGATCGTCGCCAAAGAAAATGCAAAATAAGCAAAGGTACATTTAGATTATACTCTGTCTTGTTGGTATTTTTATTAGGCTTGAGGAATTAAAGCACTAACACAGACAAACATCGATGACGAAAGGGGATCAACAAGACATGAACACATATAACCATTAAACATATAACAGTGGGATGAAACACGGCTATATGGCTGAATATAAATGTTTCACAACACAAACTCACACACAAATTTTTGTATCACAAGTACTTGAGTAAACACATAAACTTGAAACTGGAACAAATTCACAAGGTTAGATAGACATATATGGTGACTCACAGACTACAAATACACAACAAGAACACTTCAACTAGTGAGAACGCACAATATGTAATACAATATTTATAAGCATGAAACTGAATCATTCACGGATTGCAAGCATTCATAGAATCTGAACATTACAGGGCATTACACATCTCCTATTACAgaaattcagagagagagagagagagagagagagagagagagagagagagagagagagagagagagaagatgaaGATTCAGAGAAGTGCAGCAACAAGATTCGTGGGTTCAGAGAAGGGGGAAGCAACGAGCAGCAGAGGGAGATAGGCAAGGGAGCAGCGGCAGGAAGATTAGAGAAGAACAACAGCAAAAGGGATGAGGGGAGGAGCAGCAGCAGTTGGGAAGAGGCaagggaaggaggaggagcagcTGTAGCGTAGGAGAAGAAGCAGCAGAGCGCAGTAGCAGCAGTAGGTTCAGAGGAGAGGGAGCAGCAGCAGTTCGGTTCAGAGAGAAGCAGAGGAAGTAGAGATAGGAGAGCAACAGCAGGAAGGGAAAGGGATCAGCAGAGACGTGGAGAAAGGGAGTAGCAGCAGGAAGGGAAATGGGAAGAGAAGAGCAGCAATGAGGGAAGGAGAAGAGCAGAAGGAGGGGCGTgggagaagaagcagcagcagccagAGAGAAGTGGCGCGAGGGAGGAGCAGCAACAGGTGGAAGAGAGAAGAAGCAGCAGGGGCGGCAGCGGAGAGGAGCGCTCACGCGGAGGACCAGACACCCGTCTGATCGGGCGCGCGAGGTGCGGCACTGGTGGAGTGACGGATGGATGAATGGTGCGGTGATGCTGGTGGACGGATGATGGAGTGGTGGCTGGATGGATGGCGCAGGTTGTGGAAAGGTCGTGTGATGGTGGTGCTGGTGGATGGATGGGCTGCAGAGGcgcaccaccacgccggcctggctgtggcggcggccggtggtggagaagaaggggagagggagagagatgagatgCCAGGCCCGAGGGGAAAATGGAGGCTTGGCTAGGGATTTTGACCCTCTCCTCAGATCTGCACTTTTGCACTTCGGCCCTTCTACTTCTTTGCCTACTTCACAAGTTGATCCCTCCACTCTTTCTTTCTTGCCCTTGAAGCTTTAATATTCATcacactcaagtccctcttccTTCTCTTCTTTCATATGCTCATCTCGATTGCCACATGCACAGAAACTTGTagtttatagtgcctttgcgcacatTTCTGCAAGATAGACCAAAGACTAGTAAATATCCTGTTTGATGATTATCAAGCAATATTcaatcaatcatggcaagaatggaCGAATATGTCATGATAGATGCTATATTTGAGTACCAAAATTATATATGTGAAATATacttatcaagttcccccacacttaaacttttgcttgtcctcaagcaaaggcgTATGACAAGAGCAAGAATGTGAACAGTGAGCTGACTAGAGAATACCAAGTGAAGAAGATCTCAAAACAGTGCATGCTTTGGACTTAGCTAGTGGAAATTAATGGTTAGGAGTGCTTCAAAGCGGTAGGTTACTAGTAAGCAtgaccattttaaacttttacaaTGATAAAAGAGGATCAACAAGTTTAAATGATGACTGCGCCAAATGGTTCCTAATGAGAGCATGATCCCAAGAACAAAATGAACTAGAATTAAATCTTGTGATCAAATCACTTATTTACAGAGATAAAGCAATGATTATATTATTATTAGTCTCACcataggaacataccaccgatcccgagaacatggtatacacctggctcgaccaattattagtttttttttgtttgtctccccaaaggaacataccaccgatcccgagaacatggtatacacctggttcgacaattacatttttttattattaattactgcccaagcttacccgatttcacatgccaccgatcctgggaacatgacatgctactgtaggtagtCAGACTTATTTATTCATTATTACTTATCTTAAATGAATAACGCATAAGCACAAAAACaggaatcatcacttctccatgtctggttcacatgctaccgatccagggaacatagcatgctaatccatagtggttaggtgattgctctcaatgggaacacatttagcacaaattcagcatctaaacatggtgatctaggtgtatcaaggtaaaagcagaaaatgatcaagttttctagtgtactagggatttgagcactcaaaactaataaCCTTCACTAATTTCAGCAAAGCATGCATGATGTACATCACTAGTTTACAAGGCATTCAACACTCAGTTCACATATTCACATCAATCACCATATGTCAAATAAAATTCAGTGGGGCAACATTTAAGACATGGCTTAAGCAACCCAAATAACATTTGATTTCAGCATGTATCAATGGATGATATACTCGGAATGGGTCATGAAACAACTCACCGGGCTTTGATGATGTAGCACTCGCTCGATCACCTCACCAACTGCAGCTCCTCTCCTTTGCTTCCTCGTGCATTGTGACTCCTCTCCTATTGCTTCCCTATCCTCATGCCTGCTCCAGCTTCTCTCTTCATGTGTGCTCCTTGCTTCTCCTCATCCCCATGCCATAGGTCCACCGGGGTCCCAGGGAATGTCATCTCGAACTTGGTCAGCATGTAGTGGATCGTGCACAAGCAAGAACCTGAAAGAGCACTCAACGAAAGAGACAATGCAAGTGGTAGGGATAATACCCTCCAAGTCATCAATCGAATATCCAATTACATAAGCATAGCTATAAAGCACATGTTTAGGATGGTAGAAATCAACAAGGTCAACACTAACATGAGGATGATATTTATCATTAAGCTCAAGACTAGCATGGGAGTGATATGTTTCATTAAGCATAGGACTAGCACGAGGAAAGTAACTATGATCATCACAAATGAGAGTAATGCCACTAAAAGGGTATATATCATCATATCCAAGCAAATGAGTTTTTAAATCAATCTTAAGTGATGGTATCATGTAATGCAAGGTAGTAGCAAAGAAATCACAAGGCATCATGTCATCAAGAGGATTGAGTAAACCTGACACGTCACGCTCTGGTATGACAATAGGCAAATGAATCTcatgttcttcatcttcatctacaacAGCTTCTTGTACTTCTTCAGTAGTAGATGATGAGTCTTCAACTTGATCACTTGGGAATTGCAGCTCTTGATCATCCTGTTCCTTGTCTTCTAGTTCATCTTCTTCAATCTGGGGTCTTTCTTCCTCTGGACTCTTGCTATCTTGCTCAACTGGA contains:
- the LOC119276592 gene encoding uncharacterized protein LOC119276592 isoform X5, giving the protein MSYPMQGFRYEEESHNYAPQQIYSAPTHIPQHQDMLPMELNGPSFGQPTSSTQVPTQDDFEDIDKLTLLGLEFTWSAEDDPIRPVILDEMKKIKSGKELVEEVRKIEKNINASNTISSQLELSVAEIPLDTCEVPTPSHPVEQDSKSPEEERPQIEEDELEDKEQDDQELQFPSDQVEDSSSTTEEVQEAVVDEDEEHEIHLPIVIPERDVSGLLNPLDDMMPCDFFATTLHYMIPSLKIDLKTHLLGYDDIYPFSGITLICDDHSYFPRASPMLNETYHSHASLELNDKYHPHVSVDLVDFYHPKHVLYSYAYVIGYSIDDLEGIIPTTCIVSFVECSFRFLLVHDPLHADQVRDDIPWDPGGPMAWG